One genomic region from Moritella sp. F3 encodes:
- the pssA gene encoding CDP-diacylglycerol--serine O-phosphatidyltransferase codes for MKSLEFYQSTITNLKQLPMSAGHIDVLFSARDFKAKILDLIASSSKRIYLSALYLQDDDAGKEVLNALYQARVNNPGLVIKVFVDFHRAQRGLIGQKEHGGNADLYKDMRKRLGDKVTILGVPVKGKEVLGVLHLKGFIFDDNVLYSGASINDIYLHQAEKYRCDRYHVLYNPALADSMVAYLEDYFVSQNAVTRLDDESIPTSKALKQDIRQFKHTLRSAQYHYINTTPESNEVGITPISGFGRHGNKLNQTITNLLRAVESEVTIFTPYFNLPLSISKDIKRLLKRNVKVTLVIGDKTANDFFIPPEEPFKVISALPYIYETYLHKFVKACQPYIDQGLLNVRLWTDEGNSFHLKGLCCDYKYHLLTGNNLNPRAWGLDLENGLLIHDTKQLLKDTLQAEQEHVMKNTRRIKHLSDLESMSDYPAPVQKFMRRIKTTRLDMLLKRIL; via the coding sequence ATGAAATCATTAGAGTTTTATCAATCTACGATTACCAACTTAAAGCAACTGCCGATGTCGGCAGGGCATATTGATGTTTTATTTTCAGCGCGTGATTTTAAAGCAAAAATATTAGATTTAATTGCTTCATCTTCGAAACGTATTTATCTTTCGGCTTTGTATCTTCAAGATGACGATGCAGGTAAAGAAGTACTTAATGCGCTGTACCAGGCTCGAGTAAACAACCCTGGCTTAGTTATTAAAGTGTTCGTTGACTTTCATCGAGCACAACGTGGTCTTATTGGCCAGAAAGAACATGGCGGTAATGCCGACTTGTATAAAGACATGCGCAAAAGACTAGGCGATAAAGTGACGATCCTAGGTGTGCCTGTTAAAGGTAAAGAAGTACTGGGTGTATTGCACCTCAAAGGCTTCATCTTTGATGATAACGTGTTGTACAGTGGCGCGAGTATTAATGATATCTATCTGCATCAAGCAGAAAAATACCGTTGTGATCGTTACCATGTATTGTATAACCCTGCATTAGCAGATTCGATGGTCGCGTATTTAGAAGATTACTTTGTCAGTCAAAACGCGGTGACCCGACTTGATGATGAGTCTATCCCTACAAGCAAAGCCTTGAAGCAAGATATTCGTCAATTCAAACATACATTACGTAGTGCGCAGTATCATTATATTAATACCACACCAGAAAGTAATGAAGTGGGTATCACGCCTATTTCAGGTTTTGGTCGTCATGGTAATAAATTAAACCAAACCATCACTAACTTGCTACGCGCAGTTGAAAGTGAAGTAACTATTTTTACACCTTACTTTAATTTACCGCTATCAATATCGAAAGATATTAAGCGTCTATTAAAACGTAATGTAAAAGTAACCTTGGTTATCGGTGATAAAACCGCGAATGATTTTTTCATTCCACCGGAAGAACCGTTTAAAGTGATATCAGCACTGCCTTATATCTATGAAACGTATTTACATAAGTTTGTAAAAGCTTGCCAACCTTATATCGATCAAGGTTTGCTTAATGTGCGTTTATGGACTGATGAAGGCAACAGCTTCCACCTTAAAGGCTTGTGTTGTGATTATAAGTATCATCTATTAACAGGTAATAACTTAAACCCTCGCGCTTGGGGTTTAGACCTTGAAAATGGTCTGTTGATTCATGATACTAAGCAGTTATTGAAAGATACTCTGCAAGCCGAGCAAGAGCATGTGATGAAAAATACCCGTCGCATTAAGCACCTTTCTGATTTAGAAAGTATGTCGGACTATCCAGCTCCTGTGCAGAAATTTATGCGCCGTATTAAAACCACGCGCTTGGATATGTTGTTAAAACGTATCTTGTAA
- a CDS encoding cobyric acid synthase, which produces MTKPIMIMGCTSDAGKSFVVAGLCRMFANRGVSVAPFKAQNMSNNAAVTAQGAEIGRAQYLQAIAAKVQPDVRMNPVLLKPCADTQSQLILNGKPAPELSNIPWMERKSHLFEHVEKALGDLQQDFQQIVIEGAGSPAEVNLRASDIVNMSVALSCNADVYLVADIDKGGAFAHLLGTYMCLAEEEQKLIKGFVLNKFRGDPLLLGNAMEWLEDKTGVPTVANIHYFPHRLPEEDTLHHRAEFKSGQINIALIAYPYAANMDEFDNLINQDNVSVVPLRDGQSLADFDAIILPGSKNTAASLLHLRESGLANEISKAAQRGQPIFGICGGMQLLGEQILDPHHIEGGDEQGLGLLPIITAHAQTKTTKQRDIDWQGFKLSGYEIHHGKTRICNGSDETKNARCKSFIETDLGWQQGNIYGCYLHGLFDNKGFINQFLGNLGWVGEADDHAVSLDAELNRVGDMFEKLNWL; this is translated from the coding sequence ATGACAAAGCCAATCATGATTATGGGGTGTACTAGCGACGCCGGTAAAAGTTTCGTTGTCGCCGGATTATGCCGTATGTTTGCTAATCGTGGTGTCAGTGTAGCGCCTTTCAAAGCACAAAATATGAGTAATAACGCCGCCGTAACAGCGCAAGGTGCTGAAATTGGCCGTGCGCAATACTTGCAAGCCATTGCCGCTAAAGTACAACCTGATGTCCGCATGAATCCTGTGTTACTCAAACCCTGCGCTGATACTCAAAGCCAACTGATCCTTAATGGTAAACCTGCGCCTGAGCTAAGTAACATTCCGTGGATGGAACGCAAGTCGCACCTTTTTGAGCATGTTGAAAAAGCACTTGGTGATTTACAGCAAGATTTTCAGCAAATTGTTATTGAAGGCGCTGGTAGTCCGGCGGAAGTAAACTTACGCGCCAGTGATATCGTCAATATGAGTGTAGCGCTGTCCTGCAATGCAGATGTATATCTTGTTGCAGATATTGATAAAGGCGGCGCATTTGCTCATTTACTTGGTACTTATATGTGCCTTGCCGAGGAAGAACAAAAGCTGATTAAAGGCTTTGTGTTAAATAAATTCCGTGGTGACCCATTACTCTTGGGTAATGCGATGGAGTGGCTAGAAGATAAAACTGGCGTACCGACAGTAGCCAATATTCATTATTTCCCGCACCGCTTACCGGAAGAAGATACCTTGCATCACCGTGCTGAATTTAAAAGTGGTCAGATTAATATCGCTTTAATCGCTTACCCTTATGCCGCCAACATGGATGAGTTTGATAACTTAATCAATCAAGATAATGTCAGTGTTGTCCCACTGCGTGATGGGCAATCATTGGCTGACTTTGACGCCATTATATTACCGGGTAGCAAAAATACGGCAGCGAGCTTATTACACCTACGGGAATCGGGATTAGCTAACGAAATCAGCAAGGCCGCACAGCGTGGTCAACCAATCTTTGGTATTTGTGGCGGTATGCAATTACTTGGCGAGCAGATCCTTGACCCGCATCATATTGAAGGTGGTGATGAACAAGGGTTAGGGTTATTGCCTATTATCACCGCGCATGCACAGACTAAAACCACTAAACAACGTGATATTGATTGGCAAGGTTTTAAGTTATCTGGGTATGAAATACACCATGGTAAAACCAGAATATGTAATGGCAGTGACGAGACTAAAAACGCGCGCTGTAAAAGTTTTATTGAAACCGATTTAGGCTGGCAGCAAGGTAATATCTATGGCTGTTATTTACATGGGTTATTTGATAACAAAGGCTTTATTAATCAGTTTTTAGGTAATTTAGGCTGGGTTGGTGAAGCAGACGATCATGCGGTAAGTTTGGATGCGGAACTAAACCGTGTTGGTGATATGTTCGAGAAATTGAATTGGTTATAA
- the pdxH gene encoding pyridoxamine 5'-phosphate oxidase: MSLLNKIRCAFTLGQGVLVDLPDLDPSVDPFEQFQNWFKAAQDCGIVLPESMTVSTVDANGFPSCRVVLLKELTKEGFVFFTNYESRKGQELAQNPHIAITFHWNILQRQVRIQGVVEKISAEDSNTYFQSRGRGSRIGAWASRQSAVISSRKILEQQVKDVTSEFADKEVPLPEFWGGYLVKPSSIEFWQGKADRLHDRFSYVKDGNDWRVDRLAP; the protein is encoded by the coding sequence ATGTCGTTATTAAATAAGATCCGTTGTGCATTTACCTTAGGGCAAGGCGTATTAGTCGACTTGCCCGACCTTGATCCAAGTGTTGATCCATTTGAGCAGTTCCAAAACTGGTTCAAAGCGGCGCAAGACTGTGGCATTGTCTTACCTGAGTCCATGACAGTATCAACTGTTGATGCTAATGGGTTTCCTTCATGCCGTGTGGTGTTACTGAAAGAATTAACTAAAGAAGGCTTTGTTTTCTTTACTAATTACGAAAGTCGAAAAGGCCAAGAGCTAGCTCAAAACCCACATATCGCAATCACATTCCACTGGAATATTTTACAGCGTCAGGTACGTATTCAGGGTGTGGTCGAAAAGATCTCAGCTGAAGACTCTAACACTTATTTCCAATCTCGTGGACGTGGTAGCCGAATTGGCGCGTGGGCATCAAGACAAAGTGCAGTGATCTCTTCTCGCAAAATCCTCGAACAACAAGTTAAAGATGTGACGAGTGAATTTGCGGATAAAGAAGTGCCGTTACCTGAATTTTGGGGTGGTTACCTGGTAAAGCCAAGCAGTATTGAATTCTGGCAAGGTAAAGCCGACCGCTTACATGATCGCTTTAGTTATGTGAAAGATGGCAATGATTGGCGTGTTGATCGCCTAGCTCCTTAA
- a CDS encoding GrxA family glutaredoxin — translation MFTVIFGRPGCPFCVRAKQIAETLKAENEDFDYNYIDMLAEGISKADLEKSAGVPVNTVPQIFVDEKHVGGCTEFEQFAKANLGLYA, via the coding sequence ATGTTTACAGTTATCTTTGGTCGTCCTGGTTGCCCTTTCTGTGTACGTGCAAAACAAATTGCAGAAACATTAAAAGCTGAAAATGAAGATTTTGATTACAACTATATCGATATGCTTGCAGAAGGTATCAGCAAAGCTGACCTAGAAAAATCAGCTGGCGTTCCTGTTAATACAGTGCCACAAATTTTTGTTGACGAAAAACACGTTGGCGGTTGTACTGAATTTGAACAGTTCGCTAAAGCAAACTTGGGTCTATACGCATAA